From the Saccharobesus litoralis genome, one window contains:
- a CDS encoding helix-turn-helix domain-containing protein has translation MAQTLALLQTLKRCLKAQGKTYRDVASALDLTEASVKRLFAEQSFSLQRLEQVCQMLDMELSDLFRQMEAQQAQLQQLTLEQEKEITDDLVLLLITVCVLNHWTLADIVDFYTIPVHDCIQKLAWLDRNKIIDLLPKNKIKLKVAANFAWRENGPIQGFFQAKIANEYFNSQFNAENEKLIVLNGMLSKTSNLEMQRKLKRLAREFEELNQEDANLDFNERHGTTAILAVRGWNYGLFKPLIK, from the coding sequence ATGGCGCAAACCCTAGCCTTGTTACAAACGTTGAAACGTTGTTTAAAAGCCCAAGGCAAAACTTATCGAGACGTAGCAAGCGCGTTAGACTTAACCGAAGCCAGCGTCAAACGTCTCTTTGCCGAGCAAAGCTTCTCGTTACAGCGCCTAGAACAGGTATGTCAAATGCTAGATATGGAACTGAGCGACTTATTTCGACAGATGGAAGCACAACAAGCTCAGTTGCAACAACTGACTTTAGAGCAAGAAAAAGAAATTACAGATGATTTAGTCCTGCTACTTATAACGGTTTGTGTACTCAATCATTGGACTCTCGCCGACATCGTCGACTTTTACACAATCCCTGTACATGACTGCATTCAAAAATTAGCTTGGCTCGATCGCAATAAAATCATCGACTTACTGCCAAAGAATAAAATAAAGCTCAAAGTCGCCGCCAACTTTGCATGGCGCGAAAATGGTCCCATACAAGGATTTTTTCAGGCAAAAATAGCTAATGAATACTTTAACAGCCAGTTTAACGCCGAAAATGAAAAGTTAATTGTGCTGAACGGTATGCTGTCGAAAACCTCCAACTTAGAAATGCAACGTAAACTGAAACGCCTCGCACGCGAGTTTGAAGAACTCAACCAAGAAGATGCTAACTTAGACTTTAACGAGCGGCACGGAACCACTGCCATTTTAGCGGTACGCGGCTGGAACTATGGGTTATTTAAACCGCTGATTAAATAA